A genomic stretch from Gorilla gorilla gorilla isolate KB3781 chromosome 20, NHGRI_mGorGor1-v2.1_pri, whole genome shotgun sequence includes:
- the ARHGEF1 gene encoding rho guanine nucleotide exchange factor 1 isoform X7: MEDFARGAASPGPSRPGLVPVSIIGAEDEDFENELETNSEEQNSQFQSLEQVKRRPAHLMALLQHVALQFEPGPLLCCLHADMLGSLGPKEAKKAFLDFYHSFLEKTAVLRVPVPPNVAFELDRTRADLISEDVQRRFVQEVVQSQQAAVGRQLEDFRSKRLMGMTPWEQELAQLEAWVGRDRASYEARERHVAERLLMHLEEMQHTISTDEEKSAAVVNAIGLYMRHLGVRTKSGDKKSGRNFFRKKVMGNRRSDEPAKTKKGLSSILDAARWNRGEPQVPDFRHLKAEVDAEKPGATDRKGGVGMPSRDRNIGAPGQDTPGVSLHPLSLDSPDREPGADAPLELGDSSPQGPMSLESLAPPESTDEGAETESPEPGDEGEPGRSGLELEPEEPPGWRELVPPDTLHSLPKSQVKRQEVISELLVTEAAHVRMLRVLHDLFFQPMAECLFFPLEELQNIFPSLDELIEVHSLFLDRLMKRRQESGYLIEEIGDVLLARFDGAEGSWFQKISSRFCSRQSFALEQLKAKQRKDPRFCAFVQEAESRPRCRRLQLKDMIPTEMQRLTKYPLLLQSIGQNTEEPTEREKVELAAECCREILHHVNQAVRDMEDLLRLKDYQRRLDLSHLRQSSDPMLSEFKNLDITKKKLVHEGPLTWRVTKDKAVEVHVLLLDDLLLLLQRQDERLLLKSHSRTLTPTPDGKTMLRPVLRLTSAMTREVATDHKAFYVLFTWDQEAQIYELVAQTVSERKNWCALITETAGSLKVPAPASRPKPRPSPSSTREPLLSSSENGNGGRETSPADARTERILSDLLPFCRPGPEGQLAATALRKVLSLKQLLFPAEEDNGAGPPRDGDGVPGGGPLSPARTQEIQENLLSLEETMKQLEELEEEFCRLRPLLSQLGGNSVPQPGCT; encoded by the exons ATGGAAGACTTCGCCCGAGGGGCG GCCTCCCCAGGCCCCTCCCGGCCTGGCCTGGTTCCCGTCAGCATCATCGGGGCTGAGGATGAGGATTTTGAGAACGAGCTGGAGACA AACTCAGAAGAGCAAAACAGCCAGTTCCAGAGCCTGGAGCAGGTGAAGCGGCGCCCAGCCCACCTCATGGCCCTCCTGCAGCACGTGGCCCTGCAGTTTGAGCCAGGACCCCTg CTTTGCTGTCTGCATGCCGACATGCTGGGCTCACTGGGCCCCAAGGAGGCCAAGAAGGCCTTCCTGGACTTCTACCACAGCTTCCTGGAGAAGACAGCG GTTCTCCGGGTGCCGGTCCCTCCCAACGTCGCCTTTGAACTTG ACCGCACTAGGGCTGACCTCATCTCCGAGGATGTCCAGCGGCGGTTCGTGCAGGAGGTGGTACAAAGCCAGCAGGCAGCCGTGGGCCGGCAGCTGGAGGACTTCCGCTCCAAGCGGCTCATGGGCATGACGCCCTGGGAGCAGGAGCTGGCCCAGCTGGAGGCTTGGGTTGGGCGGGACCGAGCCAGCTACGAGGCCCGGGAGCGGCACGTGGCAGAGCGGCTGCTCATGCACCTGGAGGAGATGCA ACATACCATCTCTACCGACGAAGAAAAGAG TGCTGCAGTGGTCAACGCCATTGGCCTGTACATGCGCCACCTTGGGGTGCGGACCAAGAGTGGAGACAAGAAGTCGGGGAGGAACTTCTTCCGGAAAAAG GTGATGGGGAACCGGCGGTCGGACGAGCCTGCCAAGACCAAGAAGGGGCTGAGCAGCATCCTGGATGCCGCCCGCTGGAACCGGGGAGAGCCCCAGG TTCCAGATTTTCGACACCTCAAAGCAGAGGTTGATG CTGAGAAGCCAGGTGCTACAGACCGGAAGGGAGGCGTGGGGATGCCCTCTCGGGACCGGAATATCGGGGCTCCTGGGCAGGACACCCCTGGAGTCTCTCTGCACCCTCTGTCCCTGGACAGCCCAGACCGGGAACCAG gtGCTGACGCCCCCCTGGAGCTGGGGGACTCATCCCCGCAGGGCCCAATGAGCCTGGAGTCCTTGGCGCCCCCAGAGAGTACCGATGAGGGGGCCGAAACCGAGag CCCCGAGCCTGGAGATGAGGGGGAGCCGGGGCGGTCGGGACTGGAGCTTGAACCAGAAGAGCCTCCCGGCTGGCGGGAACTCGTCCCCCCAGACACCCTGCACAGCCTGCCCAAGAGCCAGGTGAAGCGACAGGAGGTCATCAGCG AGCTGCTGGTGACAGAGGCGGCCCACGTGCGCATGCTGCGGGTGCTGCACGACCTCTTCTTCCAGCCCATGGCAGAATGCCTGTTCTTCCCCTTGGAGGAGCTGCAGAACATCTTCCCCAGCCTGGACGAGCTCATCGAGGTGCATT CCCTGTTCCTCGATCGCCTGATGAAgcggaggcaggagagtggctacCTCATCGAGGAGATCGGAGACGTGCTGCTGGCCCGG TTTGATGGTGCTGAGGGCTCCTGGTTCCAGAAAATCTCCTCCCGCTTCTGCAGCCGCCAGTCATTTGCCTTAGAGCAGCTCAAAGCCAAGCAACGCAAGGACCCTCGGTTCTGTGCCTTCGTGCAG GAAGCTGAGAGCCGCCCGCGGTGCCGCCGCCTGCAGCTGAAGGACATGATCCCCACGGAGATGCAGCGGCTGACCAAGTACCCCCTGCTCCTGCAGAGCATCGGGCAGAACACAG AAGAGCCCACAGAACGGGAGAAAGTGGAGCTGGCAGCCGAGTGTTGCCGGGAAATTCTACACCACGTCAACCAAGCCGTGCGTGACATGGAGGACCTGCTG AGGCTCAAGGACTATCAGCGGCGCCTGGACTTGTCCCACCTTCGGCAGAGCAGCGACCCTATGCTGAGCGAGTTCAAG AACCTGGACATCACCAAGAAGAAATTGGTCCACGAGGGCCCACTGACGTGGCGGGTGACTAAGGACAAGGCAGTGG AGGTGCATGTGCTGCTGCTGGAcgacctgctgctgctgctccagcGCCAGGACGAGCGGCTGCTGCTCAAGTCCCATAGCCGGACACTGACGCCCACGCCCGATGGCAAGACCATGCTGCGGCCCGTGCTGCGGCTCACCTCCGCCATGACCCGCGAGGTGGCCACCG aTCACAAAGCCTTCTACGTCCTTTTTACCTGGGACCAGGAGGCCCAGATATACGAGCTGGTGGCACAGACTGTGTCGGAGCGGAAAAA CTGGTGTGCCCTCATCACTGAGACTGCCGGATCCCTGAAagtccctgcccctgcctctcgCCCTAAGCCCCGGCCCAGCCCGAGCAG CACCCGAGAACCCCTCCTCAGCAGCTCTGAGAACGGCAATGGTGGCCGAGAGACGTCTCCAGCTGATG CCCGGACCGAGAGAATCCTCAGTGACCTCCTGCCCTTCTGCAGACCAGGCCCCGAGGGCCAGCTCGCTGCCACGGCCCTTCGGAAAG TGCTGTCCCTGAAGCAGCTTCTGTTTCCGGCGGAGGAAGACAATGGGGCGGGGCCTCCTCGAGATGGGGATGGGGTCCCAGGGGGCGGCCCCCTGAGCCCAGCACGGACCCAGGAAATCCAGGAGAACCTGCTCAGCTTGGAGGAGACCATGAAGCAGCTGGAG gaGTTGGAGGAGGAATTTTGCCGCCTGAGacccctcctgtctcagcttggGGGGAactctgtcccccagcctggctgcactTGA